A genomic segment from Conger conger chromosome 2, fConCon1.1, whole genome shotgun sequence encodes:
- the ch25h gene encoding cholesterol 25-hydroxylase-like protein codes for MELQHLWDCIRAHDAYLRSPFFPVLFSLTVYLGFCFPFVLLDLLSPKVALLRKYRIQQKSQVSWSMMWSCLAQSLYNHVVYIFPLTVLHWYWRPVSYPTQAPGLFRLLWDILACLLLFDFQYFVWHLLHHKVPWLYKTFHKVHHKYTSTFALTAEYSGAWETLSLGFFAAVNPLLLGCHPMTEMLFFVLNIWLSVEDHSGYDFPWSTHRLVPFGLYGGAPHHDLHHLKFRSNYAPYFTHWDILFGTLHSD; via the coding sequence ATGGAGCTGCAACACCTCTGGGACTGTATCCGAGCACACGATGCCTACCTGCGCTCTCCCTTCTTCCCCGTGCTGTTCTCACTCACCGTGTACCTGGGCTTCTGCTTCCCTTTTGTGCTGCTGGACCTCCTCTCCCCCAAAGTGGCATTGCTGAGAAAGTACAGGATACAGCAGAAGAGCCAGGTCTCCTGGTCCATGATGTGGAGCTGCTTGGCGCAGTCGCTCTACAACCACGTGGTGTACATTTTCCCCCTGACCGTGCTGCACTGGTACTGGAGGCCGGTCAGCTACCCGACGCAGGCTCCTGGCCTATTCCGTCTGCTGTGGGACATCCTCGCCTGCCTCCTGCTCTTTGACTTCCAGTACTTTGTCTGGCACCTGCTTCACCACAAGGTGCCCTGGCTTTACAAGACCTTCCACAAGGTCCACCACAAGTACACATCCACATTCGCCCTGACTGCGGAGTACTCTGGGGCCTGGGAGACGCTATCTTTGGGCTTCTTCGCTGCCGTCAACCCCCTGCTGCTGGGCTGTCACCCGATGACGGAGATGCTGTTCTTTGTGCTCAACATCTGGCTGTCGGTGGAGGACCACTCAGGCTACGACTTCCCCTGGTCCACCCACAGACTGGTCCCCTTTGGGCTGTACGGAGGGGCCCCGCATCATGACCTCCACCACCTGAAGTTCAGGTCCAACTATGCCCCCTACTTCACTCACTGGGACATATTGTTTGGAACCTTACACTCTGACTGA